The window GAGGCCTGAGTTTTTATATGAAGATGACGTGCAAATTATTGCACGATGCTGCTATAACTGGtatttcttaaaataaataatagcTAATGGATGCAGGAAAAGACAGTCTCATGATTTGTATGCAGAGGAATgtacacatttatatttataggtATAATATTAAAATCAATTCTCAAACTATAACAATCCAGTTTGGGAGCGTTTTGCCATCTAGTGGCGGGAGAACAGATTGCACacttttagattagattagattcgaCTTTAGCGTttttgcacatgtacaggtacagaacAACAAAATAGCATCCAGCCAGAAGTGCAAAAAAGATCTGCAACGGAGgtataataataaatacagtatgtacaGTGTATATTGTTACAAACGTTTACATTGATTCAAAGGTTGTAAtatgaacatattttacagaatgATATGtgcattaaatgccttagactataaaGTGCagaaactatttttaaaaaccttgaGGAAATGTGAAATGTACAGATGATAAGTTAAACTAAAGCGCATAAATGTGCATAAAAAAGTGTAAACAGTAGCTATATAGGTTACTAAGCTCATGTATTACTGGGTTAACTATTGTGTAGTGAGGTGAAAAAGTCTTGATCTGAGGTGAAGGTGAAGGGCGTGTGGAGTGGTGTGAAGTGTTCTGTGGGGGTCAGCTGGAGTTCAGCAAGGACACAGCTCTGgtgaagaagctgttcctcagtctgctGGTTCTTGTCCTGAGGGTTCTGAAGCACCTACCTGAAGTCTAAATTACCGGTACATCCATCTTCTTGTGCAAGTGGACATAGAAGACCTCCAAAAAACCCAATAGAAATTCTACTGTATGTctaaatatttgtatttacTTGTACAGTGTTTTAGACCGTATTGAAGACATGTAACATTTCTGTAAAACTTTATGCAGATATTTCCTCAAAAAAATCCAACAGATCATAACAAAACTGTAATAAAAACACCACAGTATTGTAGATCCCTTAACATTTACAGCCACTGATGTGAAAACCTAAAATAGCCTCTTAAAAAAATTAATAGAGAAATATGTAGCTACAGTATCGTAGGGGCAGAAGTTTATCCTGTAGTTGAGTTTTTTCAAACCATTGCAGATTTCAGCCAGACACACCTGATTATTCATCTCATATGCTGTAACATCTGTCTGTTCCCGCAGCAGGTGCCCGCTGTAGATCAACTCTTTGAAAGCCTGAAGAAGAGTGAGTAAAGATGAAGCCAAACTGACatgaacacagacagaaagcaTGGAATCCACACGTTACTTGACAGACAGGCTCCTCCAGGTAGTTTCCCCAGATGTTGATTTGAGTCTGATTGGGGTTGACCTTCACAGCTTGAGCCAGAGCCAACAGTCCGTCTGTCCTGATGTTGTTCGAGCTGACAGACAGTCTGACAGAGGAGTGTTTGAATgagtaaaacaacaaaactgatTATGTCCATAGAGGCAGAATGTGGGACTCACGCTCTCAGACTGCAGCCTGGTGAGGATAATGCCTTGCTCAGGTATATGCCTCCTTCGTCTTCAAGCCGATTGAAAGACAGATCAATGACGTCCAGAGTCGGATTCTTCCTCAGCACATTGGCCAGATGATAAGCACCATCACAACTCACACCGTTACTGCAGAATTACAACccgtttaaaaggaaaaatcactTTAGGCAACCTGCATCCTTTACCTTCACACTTCAGAAATTATTTTCACTTTAATAATTGCAGGAAATACTTGTGTGAAGGGTTATTTTCTGGAATATTTGTCATCAGTTGTCTggatttggatgtttttgttcatACTATTGCAGGTCCAGATAGCGTAGGCTGTGGTTCAGCTTCAGGCCTTCAGCCAGTCTCTCCATCCCTGTGTCAGCCATCCCTGTCATCCCCAgatggagctccagcaggctgctgttcaCCACCAGCATGTTGGAAATGTGGACCACCCAATATTCCTGTCACCAGTGGAACTTCAGTTCAGATTAATTGATGATACAACCGGTTGGTTAACGAGTGCTTTTACCTCGTGGC is drawn from Takifugu flavidus isolate HTHZ2018 chromosome 17, ASM371156v2, whole genome shotgun sequence and contains these coding sequences:
- the LOC130514261 gene encoding leucine-rich repeat-containing protein 34-like; this translates as MSYTGKNVILNLSGKKWQRSVQKLNDMDAFALSKCLKNNKFFTSLDGNRTLCRLRLSGNKIGDSGGMLLAMMLQINNSLMELELSACDLGIQSVITFANVLKSNRSLRCVDFSRSLLNGHEEYWVVHISNMLVVNSSLLELHLGMTGMADTGMERLAEGLKLNHSLRYLDLQYNGVSCDGAYHLANVLRKNPTLDVIDLSFNRLEDEGGIYLSKALSSPGCSLRALSVSSNNIRTDGLLALAQAVKVNPNQTQINIWGNYLEEPVCQAFKELIYSGHLLREQTDVTAYEMNNQVCLAEICNGLKKLNYRINFCPYDTDKNQQTEEQLLHQSCVLAELQLTPTEHFTPLHTPFTFTSDQDFFTSLHNS